One Chryseobacterium wanjuense genomic region harbors:
- a CDS encoding glycosyltransferase: MKNRLNMKKRLRDASFANAVLKKKVPQWLMITTFPPRECGIATYTQDLIKAINDKFTESFDIKICALENEAHEYNGDVNYILETANPESYRELTENINLSDQIELVILQHEFGLFRNNEKELLQFLNSVNKALAVVFHTVLPKPEKEIKQYIQTIAALADKLIVMTNSAREILENDYEIAKDKITVISHGTHLVEHINKNTLKKKYGYQNRKILSTFGLLSSGKSIETTLHALPSIVEQHPDVLFLIIGKTHPCVVQHEGEKYRQSLELLVDNLQLNSNVAFVNEYLPLEALLEYLQLTDVYLFTSKDPNQAVSGTFSYAISCGCPIISTPIPHALEVLQNGTGIIIDFENPLQLSQQVNKLLNDEELRNNISLNGLHQMAPTAWENSAIAHVQQFRKILDFNVKLQYKIPEINLNHIKKMTTSFGIIQFSVINHPDKDSGYTVDDNARALIAMCQHYKIFGTASDLKYITIYFNFISYSFQEGCFLNYINFQKEFTAQNSDCNLEDSFGRAIWALGYLLSLQDMIPEDLIRKAQVLFNKAVLQASDIHSTRAMAFIIKGLYYAGLKNNSLQNRLAIEELADRLVQMYRHETDDTWQWYESYLTYANSVIPEAMLMAWLTIRKSVYRSIATASFDFLISKIFSQDAIKVISNKGWMHNNREIDAAHKGGEQPIDVAYTIIALNEFYTVFKIENYKQKMFVAFEWFLGNNHLNQIVYNPCTGGCYDGVEDTYINLNQGAESTISYLMARLVMEKYAVPVKSYAAKRNKTERAFH, translated from the coding sequence ATGAAAAATAGATTAAATATGAAAAAAAGATTACGAGACGCATCCTTTGCGAATGCCGTGCTAAAAAAGAAAGTGCCACAGTGGTTGATGATTACCACATTTCCTCCCAGAGAATGCGGCATTGCAACGTATACACAGGATTTAATCAAAGCCATCAATGATAAATTCACAGAATCTTTTGATATCAAAATATGTGCATTGGAAAACGAAGCACATGAATATAACGGAGATGTCAATTATATCCTAGAAACAGCCAATCCTGAATCATATCGTGAACTGACCGAAAATATCAATTTGTCTGATCAAATCGAATTGGTAATCCTGCAGCATGAGTTTGGTTTATTCAGAAATAATGAAAAAGAATTATTACAATTTTTAAACTCTGTAAACAAAGCTTTGGCTGTGGTATTTCACACCGTTTTACCAAAACCGGAGAAAGAAATAAAACAGTATATCCAAACTATTGCGGCACTTGCAGATAAATTAATAGTAATGACTAATTCTGCCAGGGAAATACTAGAAAACGATTATGAGATTGCAAAAGATAAAATTACAGTCATTTCGCACGGCACCCACCTGGTAGAACATATCAATAAAAATACTTTAAAGAAAAAATACGGTTACCAGAACCGAAAAATACTTTCAACATTTGGTCTTCTGAGTTCCGGGAAAAGTATTGAAACAACACTTCATGCATTACCCTCGATAGTTGAGCAACATCCTGATGTTTTGTTTCTTATTATCGGAAAAACACATCCCTGCGTAGTCCAGCACGAAGGTGAAAAATACAGACAGAGTCTGGAGTTGCTGGTGGATAACTTGCAATTAAATTCAAACGTTGCCTTTGTCAACGAATATTTACCGCTTGAAGCATTATTAGAGTATTTACAGCTTACGGATGTTTACCTGTTTACTTCAAAAGATCCCAATCAGGCTGTGAGCGGTACTTTTTCCTATGCAATAAGCTGCGGATGCCCTATCATCTCCACTCCTATTCCGCACGCCCTCGAAGTGCTGCAAAACGGAACCGGAATTATTATAGACTTTGAAAATCCTTTACAGCTTTCCCAACAGGTAAATAAATTATTAAATGATGAAGAGTTGAGAAATAATATTTCCTTAAACGGCTTACACCAAATGGCTCCTACTGCTTGGGAAAATTCGGCAATTGCTCATGTACAGCAGTTTAGAAAAATTTTAGATTTTAATGTAAAGCTGCAGTATAAAATACCGGAAATCAATCTGAATCATATCAAAAAAATGACGACCAGCTTCGGAATCATTCAGTTTTCGGTTATAAATCATCCGGATAAAGATTCGGGATACACTGTAGATGACAATGCCAGAGCGTTAATAGCTATGTGTCAACATTATAAAATCTTCGGAACAGCAAGTGACCTAAAGTATATCACGATTTATTTTAATTTTATTTCCTATAGTTTTCAGGAAGGATGCTTTTTAAATTATATTAATTTCCAAAAGGAGTTTACAGCACAAAATAGCGATTGCAATCTGGAAGACTCTTTTGGAAGGGCTATATGGGCTTTGGGATATTTGCTTTCTCTTCAAGACATGATCCCGGAAGACTTGATCAGGAAGGCACAGGTGTTATTTAACAAAGCTGTTTTGCAGGCTTCCGACATTCATTCTACACGAGCTATGGCATTCATTATCAAAGGACTTTATTATGCTGGCCTGAAAAATAATTCTTTACAGAACAGGCTTGCCATTGAAGAATTGGCAGACCGCCTTGTGCAGATGTACAGACACGAAACCGATGACACGTGGCAATGGTACGAAAGTTACTTAACTTATGCTAACAGTGTAATACCGGAGGCTATGCTAATGGCCTGGCTTACGATCAGGAAATCAGTATACCGATCAATTGCAACAGCTTCGTTTGATTTTCTGATATCAAAAATATTTTCCCAGGACGCGATCAAAGTAATTTCTAATAAGGGCTGGATGCATAATAACAGGGAAATTGATGCAGCTCATAAAGGCGGGGAACAGCCTATTGATGTAGCTTATACTATTATAGCATTAAATGAATTTTATACTGTATTCAAAATTGAAAATTACAAGCAGAAAATGTTTGTTGCGTTTGAATGGTTTTTAGGCAATAACCATTTAAACCAAATCGTATACAATCCTTGTACCGGCGGATGTTATGATGGTGTTGAAGATACTTACATCAACTTAAACCAGGGTGCAGAATCTACCATCAGTTATTTAATGGCCCGGCTGGTTATGGAAAAATATGCTGTACCGGTAAAAAGCTATGCAGCAAAACGCAATAAGACAGAAAGAGCTTTTCATTAA
- a CDS encoding BON domain-containing protein — protein MKTNAELQRDVQKALQWEPLLHSAEIGVTAKDGIVSLTGVVDSYAKKMEAENAAKRVSGLKALVENIEVKFPNSLYKTDAEVAKEVLNALKANYSIPDDNIKVKVEDGKVTLEGELPWNYQKEEAGQAIKYLIGVKGVINNIKIKSEVDDEIQKKDIEDALRRSTIDDSEIKVSVSGTTVTLTGTANSWYQKEEAGRIAWKTPGIWNVRNELEIDYEYFL, from the coding sequence ATGAAAACAAATGCAGAACTACAAAGAGATGTTCAGAAAGCACTTCAATGGGAACCATTGTTGCATTCAGCAGAGATAGGTGTGACTGCCAAAGATGGTATTGTTTCCTTAACGGGTGTGGTAGACAGCTACGCAAAAAAGATGGAAGCAGAAAATGCCGCCAAAAGAGTATCCGGACTGAAGGCTTTGGTAGAAAATATCGAAGTGAAATTCCCAAACTCACTGTATAAAACCGATGCCGAAGTGGCAAAAGAAGTTCTTAATGCTTTGAAAGCAAATTATTCTATTCCGGATGACAATATCAAAGTAAAAGTTGAAGACGGCAAGGTTACCTTAGAAGGCGAGCTTCCTTGGAATTATCAGAAAGAAGAAGCAGGACAAGCCATAAAATACCTTATCGGTGTAAAAGGTGTGATCAATAACATTAAAATTAAATCTGAAGTAGATGATGAAATTCAGAAAAAAGATATTGAAGATGCCCTCAGAAGAAGTACCATTGACGATAGTGAAATTAAAGTATCCGTATCAGGAACGACGGTAACGTTAACAGGAACCGCCAATTCATGGTATCAAAAAGAAGAAGCGGGACGTATCGCCTGGAAAACTCCGGGAATTTGGAATGTGAGAAACGAATTGGAAATCGATTACGAATATTTCTTATAA
- a CDS encoding thioredoxin family protein: MKTILSAILMVVFSIGIQAQSRLENAKKQAAENNELILLNFSGSDWCIPCIKLHKNIIETEDFKKLETENVIVYINADFPRNKKNQLSPDLKKENASLADQYNPKGLFPYTLLLSPEGKILKSWEGLPSENVLAFSKEIRDIKDHQKQ, translated from the coding sequence ATGAAAACAATACTTTCAGCCATATTGATGGTTGTGTTTTCTATTGGTATTCAGGCGCAGAGCCGTTTAGAAAATGCCAAAAAGCAGGCAGCAGAAAACAATGAGCTTATTTTGCTCAATTTTTCCGGGTCAGACTGGTGCATTCCGTGCATCAAGCTTCATAAAAATATCATTGAAACAGAAGATTTCAAAAAGCTGGAAACGGAAAACGTGATCGTTTACATCAATGCAGATTTTCCCAGAAATAAAAAGAATCAGCTTTCTCCTGATCTGAAAAAAGAAAATGCATCTCTTGCCGATCAGTACAACCCGAAAGGGCTATTTCCCTACACGCTCCTCCTGAGTCCGGAGGGGAAAATCCTGAAAAGCTGGGAAGGGCTTCCTTCTGAAAATGTACTGGCTTTCAGCAAAGAAATCAGGGATATAAAAGATCATCAAAAACAATAA
- a CDS encoding FAD:protein FMN transferase: MLREFKRPQKLMGNAFEITVVSDDEKAANQHIDDAIQEIRRIEKLLTTFNEESQTCLINQNAGIQPVKVDREVFDLIDRSIRISSITDGYFDISYGGIDKSFWNFDREMKHLPDPALVKEHLKLVNYKNILLDRENQTVFLKEKGMRIGFGGIGKGYAAEMAKRLLQEKGVSSGIVNASGDLTTWGNQANGKPWTIGIADPDNAKLPFSYMNITDMAVATSGNYEKFVIIDGKKYSHTINPKTGMPVSGIKSVTIFCPNAEIADAMATPVGIMGTDAALHLINQINHLECIIIDDQDNIYSSQNINLK, translated from the coding sequence ATGTTGAGAGAATTCAAAAGACCTCAGAAACTGATGGGGAACGCTTTTGAAATTACCGTCGTAAGTGATGATGAAAAAGCCGCGAATCAGCACATTGATGATGCCATTCAGGAAATCCGGAGAATCGAAAAATTGCTGACGACTTTTAATGAAGAAAGTCAGACCTGCCTTATTAATCAGAATGCAGGAATTCAGCCTGTAAAAGTAGATCGGGAGGTATTTGACCTGATAGACCGGAGCATCAGAATCAGCAGTATTACAGACGGATATTTCGATATTTCCTATGGCGGAATCGACAAAAGTTTCTGGAATTTCGATCGCGAAATGAAGCATCTCCCCGATCCCGCGCTGGTAAAAGAACACTTAAAATTGGTCAATTACAAAAATATTCTCCTCGATCGCGAAAATCAGACCGTTTTCCTCAAAGAAAAAGGTATGAGAATCGGTTTTGGAGGCATCGGGAAAGGCTATGCCGCCGAAATGGCCAAAAGGCTGCTTCAGGAAAAAGGAGTAAGTTCCGGCATTGTAAATGCTTCCGGAGACCTTACCACCTGGGGAAATCAGGCGAACGGAAAACCCTGGACCATCGGAATTGCCGATCCCGACAATGCAAAACTGCCATTTTCTTATATGAATATCACGGATATGGCTGTGGCAACTTCAGGAAACTACGAAAAGTTTGTCATCATCGATGGCAAAAAATATTCGCATACCATCAACCCGAAAACAGGAATGCCCGTTTCAGGAATAAAAAGTGTCACCATTTTTTGCCCGAACGCCGAAATTGCCGATGCTATGGCAACTCCCGTGGGTATCATGGGAACCGACGCTGCATTGCATCTCATCAATCAGATCAATCATCTGGAATGCATCATTATCGATGATCAGGACAACATTTATTCATCTCAAAACATCAATTTAAAATGA
- a CDS encoding DUF4266 domain-containing protein has protein sequence MKNSTKNNSVIQYVFGQLYPSSTPAFLLVPRKKSSVQAGLQRSATSGIFSIKTMAVVSAIMIIPFLHSCTVVKEYEKNKLNDAEMVLGNRTIEKTELSFQSYREGSSGANAGKVGGGCGCN, from the coding sequence ATGAAAAATTCAACAAAAAATAATAGCGTTATTCAATATGTATTTGGGCAGCTTTATCCGTCTTCCACTCCCGCTTTTTTGCTCGTTCCTCGCAAAAAGAGCTCCGTTCAAGCCGGGCTGCAACGTAGCGCCACATCAGGAATATTTAGTATTAAAACAATGGCGGTTGTATCTGCAATCATGATCATTCCGTTTTTACATTCCTGTACCGTGGTAAAAGAATACGAAAAAAATAAATTAAACGATGCCGAAATGGTACTCGGAAACAGAACCATCGAAAAAACCGAACTGAGCTTTCAGTCATACAGAGAAGGATCTTCAGGAGCCAATGCCGGAAAAGTTGGCGGCGGATGCGGATGTAATTAA
- a CDS encoding DUF3570 domain-containing protein, whose protein sequence is MKKIIISILALFGFLNAEAQENTNNEQPKKLSLDEANLVSSYYRQDGNNSAVTGGIGSEKLTDISNTIDVTMVKYDKKERKNKFNFSVGIDHYTSASSDMIDLKANSSASHADNRIYPALSWSRENESKGTTLMAGVSFSTEYDYQSYGANIGFAQKTANRMGEFTAKFQAYIDQVKLIAPIELRQGGVTDGEHESYGTSGRNTFALSLSYTQIINQNFQVEFLADGVQQTGYLSLPFHRVYFADNSVHQETLPDRRFKLPLGARANYFLGDRVILRAYYRYYTDDWGLKSNTFSLETPVKISPFISVSPFYRYYSQTSAKYFAPYQQHTAFDDYYTSNYDLSKFDSHFYGAGIRFSPKNGLFGIERLNMLEIRYGHYTKSVGMKSDIISLNLRFK, encoded by the coding sequence ATGAAAAAAATCATCATAAGTATCCTTGCCCTTTTCGGATTTCTCAACGCAGAAGCGCAGGAAAATACAAATAACGAACAGCCTAAAAAGCTTAGCCTAGATGAAGCCAATCTGGTATCAAGCTATTACCGTCAGGACGGAAACAATTCTGCCGTTACAGGAGGAATCGGGTCTGAGAAGCTTACAGACATTTCCAACACCATCGATGTAACCATGGTGAAATACGATAAAAAGGAACGAAAAAACAAATTCAATTTCAGTGTAGGAATAGATCATTATACATCAGCATCTTCGGATATGATCGATCTTAAAGCCAATTCATCAGCCTCTCACGCAGACAACAGAATTTATCCCGCACTAAGCTGGAGCCGCGAAAATGAAAGCAAAGGAACCACCCTGATGGCGGGCGTTTCGTTTTCTACAGAATACGATTACCAGTCTTACGGTGCCAATATCGGTTTTGCCCAAAAAACAGCCAACAGGATGGGAGAATTTACGGCCAAATTTCAAGCTTATATCGACCAGGTAAAGCTAATTGCACCTATCGAACTGCGTCAAGGAGGAGTCACAGATGGCGAACACGAAAGCTACGGAACAAGCGGAAGAAATACATTTGCCCTTTCATTATCATACACTCAGATCATTAATCAGAATTTTCAGGTGGAGTTTCTGGCAGACGGAGTTCAGCAAACCGGCTATTTAAGCCTGCCTTTCCACAGGGTTTATTTTGCGGATAATTCTGTGCATCAGGAAACGTTGCCGGATAGAAGATTTAAACTTCCTTTGGGAGCCAGAGCCAATTATTTTCTGGGTGATAGAGTGATTCTGAGAGCATATTACCGGTATTACACCGATGATTGGGGACTGAAATCAAATACCTTCAGCCTGGAAACTCCTGTGAAGATCTCACCTTTTATTTCGGTAAGTCCGTTTTACAGGTATTATTCGCAGACTTCAGCCAAATATTTTGCTCCATATCAGCAACATACAGCGTTTGATGACTATTACACCAGTAATTATGACCTTTCTAAATTTGACAGCCATTTTTACGGAGCCGGAATCCGTTTCAGTCCGAAGAACGGTTTGTTTGGCATAGAACGTCTCAATATGCTGGAAATCCGATACGGACATTATACAAAATCTGTGGGAATGAAATCTGATATTATTTCATTAAATTTAAGATTTAAATAA
- a CDS encoding phosphatase PAP2 family protein has product MKLLTMILTALICSNVFYGQIKADSSVSEDHISEYKDNIYKPNYKKLIVPTVFIGYGVISLTSDALKDLNRSTKYEIGEHQPKKIKLDNYTQYLPAAMVYGYNLTGIKGKHNFKERTIIYGTSQLISAAFVLPLKHIIKEERPDGSNSLSFPSGHTATAFSSAHFLFREYQDENFWMAISGYPVAVFTGVYRTLNDKHWVGDVVAGAGFGILSTELAYWLFPIINRMFNKKDAKSFALIYPVAEPKNFGAGFVLNF; this is encoded by the coding sequence ATGAAATTATTAACCATGATTTTAACTGCTTTAATCTGTTCAAATGTTTTTTATGGACAGATTAAGGCAGATTCTTCAGTTTCCGAAGATCACATTTCTGAATACAAGGATAATATTTACAAACCCAATTATAAAAAACTGATCGTACCGACCGTTTTTATTGGATATGGCGTCATAAGTTTAACCTCAGACGCACTGAAAGACCTCAACAGATCCACAAAATATGAGATCGGAGAACATCAGCCAAAAAAGATTAAACTGGACAATTATACCCAATATTTACCTGCAGCAATGGTGTATGGCTATAATCTCACGGGAATAAAAGGAAAGCACAATTTTAAAGAAAGAACAATCATTTATGGGACTTCCCAATTGATTTCCGCGGCGTTTGTACTGCCTTTGAAGCACATTATAAAAGAAGAGCGACCTGATGGATCGAATTCTCTGTCATTTCCTTCGGGCCATACTGCTACAGCTTTTTCATCCGCACATTTTCTTTTCAGGGAATATCAGGATGAAAACTTCTGGATGGCAATTTCAGGATATCCTGTCGCTGTTTTTACGGGCGTCTACAGAACATTGAATGATAAACACTGGGTGGGAGATGTAGTTGCCGGAGCCGGATTCGGAATTCTGAGCACAGAGCTGGCATATTGGCTGTTTCCCATTATTAATAGGATGTTTAATAAAAAAGATGCTAAAAGTTTTGCCCTCATATATCCTGTTGCGGAACCTAAAAACTTTGGAGCTGGGTTTGTTTTAAATTTTTAA
- a CDS encoding VIT1/CCC1 transporter family protein gives MYHQLEKHYVNRVGWLRAAVLGANDGLLSTTSIVIGVAAANTERNTIILAALAGMIAGAMSMAAGEYVSVSSQEDTEKADLLREKRELEEIPEIELKELAKIYEKRGVSKETALQVATELTEHDALGAHAHDELGINEITQAKPFLAAIASFGSFALGALLPFAVSLLAPIKQMVYFQYGFSIIFLMILGAISARTGGSKTGIAVLRICFWGTVAMGITALIGHFFGVTVA, from the coding sequence ATGTATCATCAATTAGAAAAACATTACGTAAACCGGGTTGGCTGGCTTCGTGCCGCTGTTTTGGGAGCTAATGACGGATTGCTTTCCACAACCAGTATTGTGATCGGTGTGGCAGCAGCTAATACTGAGCGAAATACCATTATTCTGGCTGCTTTGGCCGGAATGATAGCCGGTGCAATGTCTATGGCTGCCGGAGAATATGTTTCCGTAAGTTCCCAGGAAGATACCGAAAAAGCTGATCTTTTAAGAGAAAAAAGAGAGCTCGAGGAAATACCGGAAATCGAACTGAAAGAACTTGCTAAAATTTATGAAAAAAGAGGCGTAAGCAAAGAAACGGCATTGCAAGTTGCTACCGAGCTTACGGAGCATGATGCTTTGGGGGCGCATGCTCACGACGAATTAGGAATCAATGAGATCACTCAGGCAAAACCTTTTTTGGCTGCCATTGCCTCATTTGGTTCGTTTGCTCTCGGTGCTTTGCTTCCTTTTGCGGTTTCTTTGCTGGCTCCGATTAAGCAGATGGTATACTTTCAATACGGATTTTCTATTATTTTCTTAATGATTCTTGGCGCAATTTCAGCAAGAACGGGAGGTTCCAAAACCGGAATTGCAGTGCTGAGAATTTGTTTCTGGGGAACAGTAGCTATGGGAATAACCGCTTTGATAGGACATTTTTTTGGTGTCACGGTTGCTTAA
- a CDS encoding NUDIX hydrolase gives MKISAGILVFKKEKNDNLYFLVHPGGPFWKNKDEGAWSIPKGEALPDENLLERALTEFKEETGKTIEGKFIELSPVKQKSGKKIYAWAVEGEIEMSDLQSNTIMIEWPPKAGKMLEIPEVDAWEWFSSEEAKKRINPAQAGFIDELEKLLNN, from the coding sequence ATGAAAATAAGCGCGGGCATTTTAGTATTTAAAAAAGAAAAGAATGATAATCTCTATTTTCTGGTTCATCCCGGCGGTCCTTTCTGGAAAAATAAGGATGAAGGCGCCTGGTCGATCCCCAAAGGAGAAGCTTTGCCCGATGAAAACCTCTTGGAAAGAGCCTTAACTGAGTTTAAAGAAGAAACAGGAAAAACAATCGAGGGAAAATTCATAGAATTATCGCCTGTAAAACAAAAAAGCGGAAAAAAAATCTATGCCTGGGCTGTGGAAGGAGAAATAGAAATGTCTGATCTCCAAAGCAACACCATCATGATAGAATGGCCACCCAAAGCAGGGAAGATGCTTGAAATCCCGGAAGTAGACGCGTGGGAATGGTTCAGTTCGGAGGAAGCCAAAAAAAGAATAAATCCCGCACAGGCAGGATTTATAGATGAATTGGAAAAGCTTTTAAATAATTAA
- a CDS encoding MBL fold metallo-hydrolase RNA specificity domain-containing protein — protein MESISLKSLGGAETVTGSKHLLKTPKLTVLIDCGLFQGTKFLREQNWENLNTDVSEIDAIILTHAHLDHCGYIPLIVKNGFKGKIYMTEPTRELTKLILLDSAKLQEEDAEKANRHHYSKHHPAKPLYTINDAEKSFRQFFTVAENREIKLSNHIHIRFKQCGHILGACSVEVTCYDKIIIFSGDIGRNHSFVLPAPDFFTQADFLVMESTYGDRLHDSANLYDELEHWINLTVKNKGNIIIPSFAVGRAQEIIYILYQLKEQNRIPKNLPIILDSPMAAAATDIVLEYADYTNIDQQKWIEILDTITINRDYEQTEVIVHDKQSKIIIAGSGMITGGRVLEYLKHDIGNSKNTVFIVGFQAEGTRGRALLNKSYELKMHGKYYRVKANIVEITGLSAHADQSELIDWIKKYQNPPKQIMLVHGEPSPLEALRVKIQSELQIPVKIMRKDEEITLF, from the coding sequence ATGGAATCTATTAGTTTAAAATCATTGGGCGGTGCAGAAACCGTAACCGGATCCAAACATCTTTTAAAAACACCAAAACTTACCGTACTCATTGATTGCGGATTGTTTCAGGGAACAAAATTTTTACGGGAACAGAATTGGGAAAACTTAAATACAGACGTTTCAGAGATAGATGCCATTATCCTTACCCATGCTCATCTGGATCATTGCGGCTATATTCCCCTTATAGTAAAAAATGGTTTTAAAGGTAAAATCTACATGACCGAGCCCACCCGGGAATTAACCAAACTTATCTTATTAGACAGCGCCAAATTACAGGAAGAAGATGCCGAAAAGGCCAATAGACACCATTACTCAAAGCATCATCCTGCAAAACCGTTATACACCATCAATGATGCGGAAAAATCTTTCAGACAGTTTTTTACCGTTGCAGAAAACAGGGAAATTAAATTAAGCAATCATATTCATATCAGATTTAAACAATGCGGACATATCTTAGGAGCCTGTTCCGTTGAGGTTACCTGTTATGATAAAATAATTATTTTTTCAGGAGATATCGGGAGAAATCACAGCTTTGTTTTACCTGCCCCGGATTTTTTCACCCAGGCCGATTTTCTGGTCATGGAATCCACTTACGGAGACAGGCTTCATGATAGCGCCAACCTTTACGATGAGCTGGAACACTGGATTAATTTAACTGTAAAAAACAAAGGAAATATCATCATTCCAAGCTTTGCGGTAGGAAGGGCACAGGAAATCATCTATATCCTTTATCAGCTGAAAGAACAAAACAGAATACCTAAAAATCTTCCGATCATACTCGATAGTCCGATGGCCGCAGCGGCGACAGATATCGTGCTTGAATATGCAGATTACACCAATATAGACCAACAAAAATGGATTGAGATTCTCGACACCATCACCATCAACCGGGATTATGAACAAACAGAAGTAATAGTGCATGATAAACAAAGCAAGATCATCATTGCAGGCAGCGGAATGATCACCGGTGGGAGAGTGCTCGAATATCTTAAACATGATATAGGAAACAGCAAAAACACGGTTTTCATCGTAGGTTTTCAGGCAGAAGGTACGCGTGGAAGAGCGTTACTCAATAAGTCGTATGAGCTTAAAATGCATGGTAAATATTACCGCGTAAAAGCCAATATCGTTGAAATCACAGGATTATCTGCCCACGCAGACCAATCGGAACTTATAGATTGGATCAAAAAATATCAAAATCCGCCCAAACAGATCATGCTTGTACATGGCGAACCATCTCCGTTGGAAGCATTACGGGTGAAAATTCAGTCAGAATTACAAATCCCTGTGAAAATTATGAGGAAAGATGAGGAAATTACTTTATTTTAG
- a CDS encoding Rossmann-fold NAD(P)-binding domain-containing protein — MKVIIYNINQEDKKLLALANRKKHKITIITSPLDETTVYFADSKDVVILTDHISPEIIELLSSLNIKYLLFDSDELSPAETSLIKNKGFTFIQIKNSDQKPKAFQIIDILDEWEKSDKDHSERK; from the coding sequence ATGAAAGTAATTATTTACAATATCAATCAGGAAGATAAAAAGCTTCTCGCCCTGGCTAATCGTAAAAAACATAAAATTACGATTATCACATCGCCTTTGGATGAAACGACTGTTTATTTCGCTGATTCGAAAGACGTTGTGATCCTTACAGACCATATTTCACCCGAAATCATTGAACTATTAAGCTCCCTCAATATAAAATATTTACTATTTGATTCTGATGAACTGTCTCCAGCCGAAACTTCATTAATTAAAAACAAGGGGTTTACATTTATTCAAATTAAAAATTCTGATCAAAAACCAAAGGCTTTTCAAATTATTGACATCCTTGATGAATGGGAAAAAAGTGATAAGGATCATTCTGAAAGGAAATGA
- a CDS encoding response regulator has translation MEKIRILIIEDNDDIRESTAEILGLANYEVFQALNGKQGIELAIKHIPDIILCDIMMPELDGYGVLHLLSKRDDTALIPFIFITAKTDRAEIRKGIEMGADDYLTKPFDDIELLNAIESRLKKKERQTKIYSENLTQMTNLFQDSHGLDELKKSFDERKIKLMKKKQVIYYEGDTANAIYLILSGSVKTTKMTDEGKELMTGVFQAEDYFGITSLFTGREYKETAEVLEDATLCSVPREVIDQLLYKYPDVANKFIKILAQNIVNHEEQLLQLAYFSVRKRMAEVLIKLHTKHPDNQGFEISRENLASMAGMAIETVSRILSDFKEEGLIDRNASKIIILDMTRLQKLKN, from the coding sequence ATGGAAAAAATACGCATCCTGATCATTGAAGATAATGACGACATCCGTGAAAGCACCGCAGAAATTCTCGGACTTGCCAATTATGAGGTATTTCAGGCATTGAATGGGAAACAGGGAATAGAACTTGCCATCAAACATATTCCGGATATTATATTATGTGATATCATGATGCCCGAACTCGATGGGTACGGCGTTTTGCACCTTCTGAGCAAACGGGACGACACAGCATTAATTCCCTTTATTTTCATTACAGCAAAAACCGACAGAGCCGAGATAAGAAAAGGCATTGAAATGGGTGCTGATGATTATCTTACCAAACCTTTCGATGATATAGAACTTTTAAATGCCATAGAAAGCAGACTGAAAAAAAAGGAACGCCAGACAAAAATTTATAGCGAAAACCTCACTCAAATGACTAATTTGTTCCAAGATTCCCACGGGCTTGATGAACTGAAAAAATCATTTGATGAAAGGAAAATTAAATTAATGAAAAAAAAGCAGGTCATTTATTATGAAGGAGATACGGCCAATGCAATCTATCTGATACTATCGGGTTCGGTAAAAACCACCAAAATGACGGACGAAGGAAAAGAGCTGATGACAGGGGTTTTCCAGGCGGAAGATTATTTCGGGATCACTTCTTTATTTACCGGTAGGGAATACAAGGAAACGGCTGAAGTATTGGAAGATGCCACCTTATGCTCCGTACCGAGAGAAGTCATCGACCAGCTGTTGTATAAATATCCTGATGTGGCTAATAAATTCATTAAAATTCTCGCCCAAAATATCGTCAATCATGAAGAACAGCTCCTGCAGCTTGCCTATTTTTCCGTAAGAAAACGTATGGCAGAAGTACTCATTAAATTACATACGAAACATCCCGATAATCAAGGTTTTGAGATCTCCAGAGAAAATCTTGCTTCGATGGCCGGAATGGCTATTGAAACAGTAAGCAGAATTCTGAGCGATTTTAAAGAAGAGGGATTAATAGACAGAAATGCGAGTAAAATAATCATTCTTGATATGACCCGCCTTCAAAAATTAAAAAACTAA